One region of Lampris incognitus isolate fLamInc1 chromosome 4, fLamInc1.hap2, whole genome shotgun sequence genomic DNA includes:
- the LOC130111502 gene encoding BTB/POZ domain-containing protein 1-like isoform X1, with translation MATGGGGGVASNLEGHVSNFAQSATGRNAAPAVPNMPASASAPPISPPVMGLHREPMYNWQATKSSLKERFAFLFNNELLSDVKFIVGKGRQAQRIPAHKFVLAAGSAVFDAMFNGGMATTSAEIELPDVEPAAFLSLLRFLYSDEVHIGPETVMTTLYTAKKYAVPALESHCVEFLTKHLRADNAFMLLTQARLFDEPQLASLCLDTIDKSTADAINAEGFTDIDLDTLCAVLERDTLGIRENRLFGAVVRWADAECYRQQLPLTSENKQKVLGKALSLIRFPLMTVEEFAAGPAQSGILFDREVVNLFLHFTVNPKPRVDYIDRPRCCLRGKECSISRFQQVESRWGYSGTSDRIRFNVNRRISIVGFGLYGSIHGPTDYQVNIQIVDSDKNIILSQNDTGFSCDGTGNTFRVMFKEPVEILPNASYTASATLKGPDSHYGTKGLKKVTQESSAGTKTTFFFFSSPGNNNGTSVEDGQIPEIIYYT, from the exons ATGGCGACGGGTGGGGGTGGCGGAGTGGCGTCAAATCTCGAAGGACATGTGTCCAATTTCGCGCAGTCTGCAACGGGCAGGAACGCAGCCCCGGCGGTCCCCAACATGCcagcctccgcctctgctccGCCGATCTCACCGCCTGTAATGGGCCTCCACCGGGAGCCCATGTATAACTGGCAGGCCACGAAGAGCTCTCTGAAGGAGCGCTTCGCCTTCCTCTTCAACAACGAACTTCTCAGTGACGTGAAATTCATTGTCGGGAAAGGCAGACAGGCGCAGAGGATACCGGCCCATAAATTCGTGCTGGCCGCTGGAAGTGCTGTTTTCGATGCCATGTTTAACGGCGGAATGGCCACTACCTCGGCGGAAATCGAGTTGCCAGATGTGGAGCCAGCAGCGTTCCTCTCCCTGCTCAG GTTCCTGTATTCTGACGAGGTCCACATTGGTCCAGAGACAGTGATGACAACCCTGTACACTGCTAAGAAGTATGCGGTCCCGGCTCTGGAGAGTCATTGCGTAGAGTTTCTCACAAAGCACCTCAGAGCTGATAATGCATTCATGCTTCTCACTCAG GCCAGGTTATTTGACGAACCTCAGCTTGCCAGCCTCTGCTTAGACACCATTGACAAAAGCACTGCTGATGCTATAAATGCAGAGGGCTTTACTGATATTGACTTGG ACACCTTATGCGCAGTGCTGGAAAGAGACACACTGGGCATCAGGGAAAACCGTTTGTTTGGGGCGGTGGTGCGCTGGGCGGATGCTGAGTGTTACAGACAACAACTTCCCCTGACCTCGGAGAACAAACAGAAAGTTCTTGGGAAAGCCCTCTCCCTCATCCGCTTCCCACTCATGACTGTTGAGGAGTTTGCTGCAG GGCCTGCCCAGTCTGGAATATTGTTCGATCGGGAGGTggtaaatctgtttttacacttTACAGTAAACCCCAAACCGCGGGTAGACTACATTGACAGACCCCGCTGCTGCCTCAGGGGGAAGGAGTGCAGTATTAGTAGGTTCCAGCAGGTTGAAAGTCGATGGGGGTACAGTGGTACCAGTGACAGAATCAG ATTTAATGTGAATAGAAGAATATCAATAGTGGGATTTGGCTTGTATGGCTCAATACATGGACCCACGGACTACCAGGTCAACATACAG ATTGTCGACAGTGACAAAAATATAATACTCAGCCAGAATGACACAGGCTTCAGTTGTGATGGTACAGGGAACACATTCAGAGTGATGTTTAAAGAACCTGTGGAGATCCTACCCAATGCCAGCTACACTGCCTCTGCCACCTTAAAG GGCCCAGACTCCCATTATGGCACCAAAGGGTTGAAGAAGGTGACCCAGGAATCATCAGCAGGGACTAAGACCACATTTTTCTTCTTCAGTTCACCAGGGAATAACAACGGTACGTCAGTGGAAGATGGGCAGATACCGGAGATTATCTACTATACCTAG
- the LOC130111502 gene encoding BTB/POZ domain-containing protein 1-like isoform X2 codes for MATGGGGGVASNLEGHVSNFAQSATGRNAAPAVPNMPASASAPPISPPVMGLHREPMYNWQATKSSLKERFAFLFNNELLSDVKFIVGKGRQAQRIPAHKFVLAAGSAVFDAMFNGGMATTSAEIELPDVEPAAFLSLLRFLYSDEVHIGPETVMTTLYTAKKYAVPALESHCVEFLTKHLRADNAFMLLTQARLFDEPQLASLCLDTIDKSTADAINAEGFTDIDLDTLCAVLERDTLGIRENRLFGAVVRWADAECYRQQLPLTSENKQKVLGKALSLIRFPLMTVEEFAAVNPKPRVDYIDRPRCCLRGKECSISRFQQVESRWGYSGTSDRIRFNVNRRISIVGFGLYGSIHGPTDYQVNIQIVDSDKNIILSQNDTGFSCDGTGNTFRVMFKEPVEILPNASYTASATLKGPDSHYGTKGLKKVTQESSAGTKTTFFFFSSPGNNNGTSVEDGQIPEIIYYT; via the exons ATGGCGACGGGTGGGGGTGGCGGAGTGGCGTCAAATCTCGAAGGACATGTGTCCAATTTCGCGCAGTCTGCAACGGGCAGGAACGCAGCCCCGGCGGTCCCCAACATGCcagcctccgcctctgctccGCCGATCTCACCGCCTGTAATGGGCCTCCACCGGGAGCCCATGTATAACTGGCAGGCCACGAAGAGCTCTCTGAAGGAGCGCTTCGCCTTCCTCTTCAACAACGAACTTCTCAGTGACGTGAAATTCATTGTCGGGAAAGGCAGACAGGCGCAGAGGATACCGGCCCATAAATTCGTGCTGGCCGCTGGAAGTGCTGTTTTCGATGCCATGTTTAACGGCGGAATGGCCACTACCTCGGCGGAAATCGAGTTGCCAGATGTGGAGCCAGCAGCGTTCCTCTCCCTGCTCAG GTTCCTGTATTCTGACGAGGTCCACATTGGTCCAGAGACAGTGATGACAACCCTGTACACTGCTAAGAAGTATGCGGTCCCGGCTCTGGAGAGTCATTGCGTAGAGTTTCTCACAAAGCACCTCAGAGCTGATAATGCATTCATGCTTCTCACTCAG GCCAGGTTATTTGACGAACCTCAGCTTGCCAGCCTCTGCTTAGACACCATTGACAAAAGCACTGCTGATGCTATAAATGCAGAGGGCTTTACTGATATTGACTTGG ACACCTTATGCGCAGTGCTGGAAAGAGACACACTGGGCATCAGGGAAAACCGTTTGTTTGGGGCGGTGGTGCGCTGGGCGGATGCTGAGTGTTACAGACAACAACTTCCCCTGACCTCGGAGAACAAACAGAAAGTTCTTGGGAAAGCCCTCTCCCTCATCCGCTTCCCACTCATGACTGTTGAGGAGTTTGCTGCAG TAAACCCCAAACCGCGGGTAGACTACATTGACAGACCCCGCTGCTGCCTCAGGGGGAAGGAGTGCAGTATTAGTAGGTTCCAGCAGGTTGAAAGTCGATGGGGGTACAGTGGTACCAGTGACAGAATCAG ATTTAATGTGAATAGAAGAATATCAATAGTGGGATTTGGCTTGTATGGCTCAATACATGGACCCACGGACTACCAGGTCAACATACAG ATTGTCGACAGTGACAAAAATATAATACTCAGCCAGAATGACACAGGCTTCAGTTGTGATGGTACAGGGAACACATTCAGAGTGATGTTTAAAGAACCTGTGGAGATCCTACCCAATGCCAGCTACACTGCCTCTGCCACCTTAAAG GGCCCAGACTCCCATTATGGCACCAAAGGGTTGAAGAAGGTGACCCAGGAATCATCAGCAGGGACTAAGACCACATTTTTCTTCTTCAGTTCACCAGGGAATAACAACGGTACGTCAGTGGAAGATGGGCAGATACCGGAGATTATCTACTATACCTAG